In the genome of Pseudomonas sp. HS6, one region contains:
- a CDS encoding endonuclease/exonuclease/phosphatase family protein produces MTRLLRYTLLSVLLAVALIGMMIFSLTWRPDARETLPVSCTGQPPTLVPGQALKVMTWNVQYLAGKRYVFWNDLAHGDDESPTLEDMAFSLDEVARVIRDEQPDVVLIQELDDGAKASDYQNQLKLLQERLADLYPCSVHAFDWKADFVPDPHIFGSVGRQLATLSRFRIEHAERLQLPVQPLNIISRQFQPKNALLATTLPFSDGGQLVVFNTHLDRAIQPDETLQAQVAAVAKVLDKHESHGTPWLIGGDFNLLPLGQYRRLPTEQRTPYSVDSALHLLWDKYPMIPTNNEASGIDRAKWLTHYPNDPGLNGPDRTVDYLFYSPKIKRVEATVRQDDTLRISDHLPVIAKFLLPPN; encoded by the coding sequence ATGACCCGTCTACTGCGCTACACCCTGCTCTCCGTGCTGCTGGCCGTCGCGCTGATCGGCATGATGATCTTCAGCCTGACCTGGCGCCCCGACGCCCGGGAGACCCTGCCGGTCAGTTGCACCGGGCAGCCGCCGACGCTGGTGCCCGGCCAGGCGCTGAAGGTCATGACCTGGAACGTGCAATACCTGGCCGGCAAGCGTTACGTGTTCTGGAACGACCTGGCCCACGGCGACGACGAGTCCCCCACTCTTGAAGACATGGCGTTCAGCCTCGACGAAGTGGCCCGGGTGATCCGCGACGAGCAACCCGATGTGGTGTTGATCCAGGAGCTGGATGACGGCGCCAAGGCCAGCGACTATCAGAACCAGCTCAAGCTGTTGCAGGAGCGCCTCGCCGACCTCTATCCGTGTAGCGTCCATGCCTTCGACTGGAAGGCCGATTTCGTTCCAGATCCGCATATCTTCGGCAGCGTTGGCCGGCAACTCGCCACCCTCAGCCGCTTTCGCATCGAACACGCCGAACGCCTGCAATTGCCGGTGCAACCACTGAATATCATCAGCCGTCAGTTCCAGCCGAAAAACGCCCTGCTCGCCACCACCCTGCCGTTCAGCGATGGCGGGCAACTGGTGGTGTTCAACACGCATCTGGATCGCGCCATCCAGCCGGACGAAACCTTGCAGGCGCAAGTGGCGGCGGTGGCCAAGGTGCTCGACAAACACGAAAGCCACGGCACGCCGTGGCTGATCGGGGGTGACTTCAACCTGTTGCCGCTCGGCCAGTACCGGCGCCTGCCCACCGAACAGCGCACGCCCTACTCCGTGGACAGTGCGCTGCATCTGCTGTGGGACAAGTACCCGATGATCCCGACCAATAACGAAGCCAGTGGCATCGACCGCGCCAAGTGGTTGACCCATTACCCCAACGACCCTGGCCTCAATGGCCCGGACCGCACGGTCGATTACCTGTTCTACAGCCCGAAAATCAAACGGGTCGAAGCCACGGTGCGTCAGGACGATACGTTGCGCATTTCCGATCATTTGCCGGTGATTGCGAAGTTCCTCCTGCCACCCAACTGA
- a CDS encoding ABC transporter ATP-binding protein has protein sequence MGSVTAANRRFIEPVAAPTLAAARLQVDKVSLRYTKPGGGTFTALEEVSFEVPDQQFAVLVGPSGCGKSSLLYLTAGLAEPTSGEIYVGGQQVQGPGADRGMVFQSYTLFPWLTVRQNVEFGLKRRGMPAARRKEIVDHYVHEVGLSGFADNYAKQLSGGMMQRVAIARALANDPQILLMDEPFGALDSQTRLQMQQLLLRVWGNSKKTVLFVTHDIDEAILLGDRVYVMGARPGRIKQILDVPIERPRTLDMVMERSFIDMKRQIFGLLHDDLEEAH, from the coding sequence ATGGGCTCAGTAACCGCTGCCAACCGTCGTTTCATCGAGCCGGTCGCCGCACCGACACTCGCCGCGGCAAGGTTGCAGGTGGACAAGGTCAGCCTGCGCTACACCAAACCCGGCGGCGGTACGTTCACCGCGCTGGAGGAAGTGTCGTTCGAAGTGCCGGATCAGCAATTTGCAGTGCTGGTCGGGCCGTCGGGCTGCGGCAAGTCGAGCCTGCTGTATCTCACCGCCGGCCTGGCCGAGCCGACCTCCGGCGAAATCTACGTCGGCGGCCAGCAAGTGCAGGGCCCCGGCGCGGATCGCGGGATGGTGTTCCAGAGCTATACGCTGTTCCCGTGGCTGACGGTGCGGCAGAACGTCGAGTTCGGCCTCAAGCGTCGGGGTATGCCGGCGGCGCGGCGCAAGGAGATCGTCGATCACTACGTCCATGAAGTTGGCTTGTCAGGATTTGCCGACAACTACGCCAAGCAGTTGTCCGGCGGCATGATGCAACGGGTAGCGATTGCCCGGGCGCTGGCCAACGATCCGCAGATCCTGCTGATGGACGAACCCTTCGGCGCCCTCGACAGCCAGACGCGCCTGCAAATGCAGCAGCTGTTGTTACGTGTGTGGGGCAACAGCAAAAAAACCGTGCTGTTCGTCACTCACGACATCGACGAGGCGATCCTGCTCGGCGACCGGGTGTATGTGATGGGCGCCAGGCCTGGGCGGATCAAGCAGATCCTGGATGTGCCGATCGAACGTCCACGCACGCTGGACATGGTCATGGAGCGCTCGTTCATCGACATGAAGCGGCAGATCTTCGGGCTGTTGCACGACGATCTTGAAGAGGCTCACTGA
- a CDS encoding ABC transporter permease → MFKRNSWLSRCITPKTGLPVPVVWSASGLAWVLLVGLWAGLSYGGIVPGMFLPTPGAVVEAAVRLSRDGTLGQHVWASVEVVMVGFIVSSLVAVPLGLLMGSFRIVQAFLEPLVNFIRYLPVTSFVPLFILWIGIGLEQRVSVIIFGVFFQQLVMIADVSKGISKDLINASYTLGSNRRDAVLHVIAPASLPGVLDTLRVTMGWAWTYLVVAELVAASSGLGYLSLKAMRGFQVDVIFLAIAIIGLLGLVTDQLFRFLRLRIAAWAQ, encoded by the coding sequence ATGTTCAAGCGCAATTCATGGCTGAGCCGCTGCATCACACCGAAGACCGGATTGCCGGTGCCGGTAGTGTGGAGCGCCAGCGGTCTGGCCTGGGTGTTGCTGGTCGGCCTGTGGGCCGGGTTGTCCTACGGCGGCATCGTACCGGGAATGTTTCTGCCGACGCCCGGCGCGGTGGTCGAAGCCGCCGTGCGCCTGAGCCGCGACGGCACCCTCGGCCAGCATGTCTGGGCCAGTGTCGAAGTGGTGATGGTCGGCTTCATTGTGTCGTCGCTGGTGGCGGTGCCGCTGGGCTTGCTGATGGGCAGCTTTCGCATCGTCCAGGCGTTCCTCGAACCGCTGGTCAACTTCATCCGCTATTTGCCCGTGACCTCGTTCGTGCCGCTGTTCATCCTGTGGATCGGCATCGGTCTGGAACAGCGGGTGTCGGTGATCATTTTCGGCGTGTTCTTCCAGCAACTGGTGATGATCGCGGACGTGTCCAAAGGCATTTCCAAGGACTTGATCAACGCCTCCTACACCCTCGGCTCCAACCGGCGTGACGCGGTGCTGCATGTGATCGCCCCGGCGTCGTTGCCCGGCGTGCTCGACACTTTGCGGGTGACCATGGGTTGGGCCTGGACCTATCTGGTGGTCGCCGAACTGGTCGCGGCTTCCAGTGGCCTCGGTTATTTGAGCCTCAAAGCCATGCGTGGTTTTCAGGTCGACGTGATTTTTCTCGCCATCGCGATCATCGGCCTGCTCGGCCTGGTCACCGATCAACTGTTTCGCTTCTTGCGTTTGAGGATTGCCGCATGGGCTCAGTAA
- a CDS encoding ABC transporter substrate-binding protein has product MNKSLFTRLACPLAISALSITAAQAGTLSIGHTTWVGYGTLYLAQDLGYFKENGLTVELPVVEEASMYMAAQASGQLSGSASTIDEVLKYRPQFCFKAVAALDDSHGGDGVLVGKNVKSLQELKGQAVAVNEGSTSQFWLSYLLKKNGMSMSDITVQNMTADDAATAFIAGRVPAAVTWEPHLSMVRDKQQGKVLIDSSSTPGVIVDVVALNCTVIEKQPEDVKALVAGLYKAVQYTKDHPQKAYEIMAKGVGGYLSDPKELAAAAQGVRFYDQAMSEKLLGKPGTPGDSAPLIKLANETASELQGKPYNVSNDDLVDNRFVSPL; this is encoded by the coding sequence ATGAACAAGTCCTTGTTTACCCGTCTTGCATGTCCTCTGGCGATCTCCGCCCTTTCAATCACCGCCGCCCAGGCCGGCACCTTGTCGATCGGCCACACCACGTGGGTCGGTTACGGCACCCTGTATCTGGCCCAGGATCTGGGCTACTTCAAGGAAAACGGCCTGACCGTCGAATTGCCGGTGGTCGAAGAAGCGTCGATGTACATGGCCGCTCAGGCGTCCGGGCAATTGTCCGGCTCGGCCTCGACCATCGACGAAGTGCTCAAGTACCGCCCGCAGTTCTGCTTCAAGGCTGTGGCCGCGCTGGATGACAGCCATGGCGGCGACGGCGTGCTGGTCGGTAAAAACGTGAAGAGCCTGCAAGAACTCAAGGGCCAGGCCGTGGCCGTCAACGAGGGTTCGACCTCGCAGTTCTGGCTCTCGTACCTGCTGAAAAAGAACGGCATGAGCATGAGCGACATCACCGTGCAGAACATGACCGCCGACGATGCCGCCACCGCGTTCATCGCCGGTCGCGTGCCGGCCGCCGTGACTTGGGAGCCGCATCTGTCGATGGTGCGCGACAAGCAGCAGGGCAAGGTGCTGATCGACAGCAGCAGTACGCCGGGCGTGATCGTCGATGTGGTGGCGCTCAACTGCACGGTGATCGAGAAGCAGCCGGAAGACGTCAAGGCGTTGGTCGCCGGTCTCTACAAAGCCGTGCAGTACACCAAGGACCATCCACAGAAAGCCTACGAAATCATGGCCAAGGGCGTCGGCGGTTACCTGTCCGATCCGAAGGAACTGGCCGCTGCCGCGCAAGGCGTGCGTTTCTACGATCAGGCCATGAGCGAGAAGCTGCTGGGCAAACCGGGTACGCCGGGGGATAGCGCACCGCTGATCAAACTGGCCAACGAAACCGCCAGCGAATTGCAGGGCAAGCCCTACAACGTCAGCAACGACGATCTGGTCGACAACCGTTTCGTCAGCCCGCTCTAG
- a CDS encoding aspartate aminotransferase family protein, translated as MTTSRETRDYQAADAAHHIHAFVDQKALNDEGPRVMVRGDRLHLWDNDGRRYLDGMSGLWCTNLGYGRKDLNAAASRQLEQLPYYNMFFHTTHPQVIELSELLFSLLPGHYSHAIYTNSGSEANEVLIRTVRRYWQVLGKPEKKIMIGRWNGYHGSTLAATALGGMKFMHEMGGMIPDIAHIDEPYFFAHEGNLTPAEFGLRAARQLEAKILELGADKVAGFIAEPFQGAGGMIFPPESYWPEIQRICRKYDVLLCADEVIGGFGRTGEWFAHEYFGFEPDTLSIAKGLTSGYIPMGGLILSKKMADVLVEQGGVFAHGLTYSGHPVAAAVAIANLKALRDEGVVTRVKDDIGPYLQQCLREVFGNHPLVGDIQGTGMVAALQLAEDKATRKRFANENDIAWRCRTIGFEEGVIIRSTLGRMIMAPALIASREEIDELVGKTLKALDRTAQEYGRL; from the coding sequence ATGACCACCTCACGTGAAACCCGCGACTACCAGGCCGCCGATGCAGCGCACCACATTCATGCGTTCGTCGACCAGAAGGCCCTCAACGACGAAGGCCCACGGGTGATGGTGCGCGGTGACCGCCTGCACCTGTGGGACAACGACGGTCGGCGCTACCTCGACGGCATGTCCGGGCTGTGGTGCACCAACCTCGGTTACGGCCGCAAGGATCTGAACGCCGCCGCGAGCCGGCAACTGGAGCAGTTGCCGTACTACAACATGTTTTTCCACACCACCCACCCGCAGGTGATCGAGCTCTCCGAGCTGCTGTTCAGCCTGCTGCCGGGGCATTACAGCCACGCGATCTACACCAACTCCGGCTCCGAGGCCAACGAGGTGCTGATCCGTACCGTGCGCCGTTACTGGCAGGTGCTGGGCAAGCCCGAGAAGAAAATCATGATCGGCCGCTGGAACGGCTATCACGGTTCGACCCTGGCGGCGACGGCCCTCGGCGGCATGAAGTTCATGCACGAAATGGGCGGGATGATTCCCGACATCGCGCACATCGACGAGCCGTACTTCTTCGCCCACGAAGGCAACCTGACACCGGCTGAATTTGGCTTGCGAGCCGCGCGGCAACTGGAAGCGAAGATCCTCGAACTGGGCGCCGACAAGGTCGCCGGATTCATCGCCGAACCGTTCCAGGGCGCGGGCGGAATGATCTTCCCGCCGGAAAGCTACTGGCCGGAAATCCAGCGCATCTGCCGCAAGTACGACGTGCTGTTGTGCGCCGATGAAGTGATCGGCGGCTTCGGTCGCACCGGCGAATGGTTCGCCCACGAGTACTTCGGTTTCGAGCCGGACACCCTGTCCATCGCCAAGGGACTGACCTCCGGCTACATCCCGATGGGCGGCTTGATTCTGTCGAAGAAAATGGCCGATGTGCTGGTGGAGCAGGGCGGGGTGTTCGCCCACGGACTGACCTATTCCGGGCACCCAGTGGCGGCGGCGGTGGCGATCGCCAACCTCAAGGCCCTGCGTGATGAAGGCGTGGTGACGCGGGTCAAGGATGACATCGGCCCGTACCTGCAACAGTGCCTGCGCGAGGTGTTCGGTAATCATCCGCTGGTGGGCGATATCCAGGGCACGGGCATGGTTGCGGCGTTGCAACTGGCCGAAGACAAGGCCACGCGCAAGCGCTTCGCCAATGAGAACGACATCGCATGGCGCTGCCGTACGATTGGTTTTGAGGAGGGGGTGATCATTCGATCGACTTTGGGGCGGATGATCATGGCGCCGGCGTTGATTGCCAGCCGTGAAGAGATTGACGAGCTGGTGGGCAAGACCCTGAAAGCGCTGGATCGTACGGCGCAGGAATACGGTCGGCTCTAA
- a CDS encoding aldehyde dehydrogenase codes for MFELADWQRKAAELSFPDRAVIDGKLRPAQSGQTFAAINPATGQLLANVAACGEEDVDAAVRNARQVFEAGTWAGRSPTERKQVLLRLADLILAHREELALLDSLNMGKPVMDAYNIDVPGAAGVFRWYAESLDKLYDQVAPSASNVLATITREALGVVAAVVPWNFPLDMAAWKLAPALAAGNSVILKPAEQSPFSALRLAELALEAGLPAGVLNVLPGLGEQAGKALGLHPDVDCLVFTGSTQVGKYFMQYSAQSNLKQVWLECGGKSANLVFADCKDLDLAAQKAAFGIFFNQGEVCSANSRLLVERSIHDEFVERLKAQAERWQPGDPLDPASAAGAIVDTGQTESILRFIHQAEREGATRVCGGRQLSFNGSSNFVQPTIFTDVQPHMTLFREEVFGPVLAVIPFDDEAHALQLANDSVYGLAASLWTDDLHRAHRVARQLRAGTVSVNSVDALDVTVPFGGGKQSGFGRDLSLHSFDKYTQLKTTWFQLRS; via the coding sequence GTGTTCGAGCTTGCAGACTGGCAGCGCAAGGCCGCTGAATTGAGTTTTCCCGATCGGGCCGTGATCGACGGCAAGTTGCGTCCAGCGCAGTCGGGGCAGACCTTTGCCGCGATCAACCCGGCCACCGGCCAACTGCTGGCAAACGTCGCCGCGTGCGGTGAAGAGGACGTCGATGCGGCGGTGCGCAATGCACGGCAGGTGTTCGAGGCCGGCACCTGGGCCGGGCGTTCACCGACCGAGCGCAAGCAAGTGCTGCTGCGTCTGGCGGATCTGATTCTGGCCCATCGCGAAGAACTGGCACTGCTCGATTCGCTGAACATGGGCAAACCGGTTATGGACGCTTACAACATCGACGTGCCGGGCGCCGCCGGGGTGTTTCGCTGGTACGCCGAAAGCCTCGACAAACTCTACGATCAGGTCGCGCCAAGCGCTTCGAATGTGCTGGCGACCATCACCCGCGAAGCGCTGGGCGTGGTCGCCGCCGTGGTGCCGTGGAATTTCCCGCTGGACATGGCCGCGTGGAAACTTGCGCCAGCGCTGGCGGCGGGCAATTCGGTGATTCTCAAACCCGCCGAGCAATCACCGTTTTCCGCCTTGCGTCTGGCCGAACTGGCGCTGGAAGCCGGGCTGCCGGCCGGCGTGCTGAACGTGCTGCCGGGGCTCGGCGAGCAGGCCGGCAAAGCCTTGGGCCTGCACCCGGATGTCGATTGTCTGGTGTTCACTGGCTCGACGCAGGTCGGCAAATATTTCATGCAGTATTCCGCGCAGTCGAACCTCAAACAGGTGTGGCTGGAGTGCGGCGGCAAGAGCGCCAATCTGGTGTTTGCCGACTGCAAGGATCTGGATCTGGCGGCGCAGAAAGCCGCGTTCGGGATCTTCTTCAATCAGGGCGAAGTCTGCTCGGCCAACTCGCGATTGCTGGTGGAGCGCTCGATTCATGATGAGTTCGTTGAACGGCTGAAGGCTCAGGCCGAGCGCTGGCAGCCGGGCGATCCGCTGGACCCCGCGAGTGCGGCCGGGGCAATCGTCGACACCGGTCAAACCGAAAGCATCTTGCGCTTCATCCACCAGGCCGAACGCGAAGGCGCGACCCGCGTCTGTGGCGGGCGGCAGTTGAGTTTCAACGGTTCGAGCAACTTCGTTCAGCCGACGATTTTCACCGACGTGCAGCCGCACATGACCCTGTTTCGCGAAGAAGTGTTCGGCCCGGTGCTGGCGGTGATTCCGTTCGATGACGAGGCTCACGCCTTGCAACTGGCCAACGACAGCGTCTACGGTCTGGCGGCGTCGCTGTGGACGGATGATCTGCATCGCGCGCACCGGGTGGCGCGGCAATTGCGAGCCGGTACGGTGTCGGTCAACAGCGTCGATGCGCTGGACGTGACCGTGCCGTTCGGCGGTGGCAAGCAGTCCGGTTTCGGTCGCGACCTGTCGCTGCATTCATTCGACAAATACACCCAGTTGAAAACCACCTGGTTTCAACTGCGCTCATGA
- a CDS encoding LysR family transcriptional regulator, producing MAAYNLRQLKYFITTVECGSVAEASRKLYIAQPAISTAIKGLEDSFGVQLLIRHHAQGVSLTPSGARFFRKAQELLRMAKEFEQNALADNDVVAGQIDIGCFETVAPLYLPQLIAGFSALYPGVKIRIRDGEQQELVQGLTSGTFDLAILYKHDLDATIETEPLMPAQRPYALLPADHRFAQLKQVSLRDLCLEPMILLDVQPSRTYFVSLFEELGLSPRIEFSSPSIEMVRGMVGQGFGFSILVTRPHSECTYDGKKVVCVDIVEDVTGSGLVAAWLKRGQLTKPAQLFADYCREQLTAKASR from the coding sequence GTGGCCGCTTACAACCTGCGTCAGTTGAAATACTTCATCACCACCGTCGAATGCGGCAGCGTCGCCGAAGCCTCGCGCAAGCTGTACATCGCGCAACCGGCGATCTCCACGGCGATCAAGGGGCTGGAAGACAGCTTCGGCGTGCAACTGCTGATCCGCCATCACGCCCAGGGCGTGTCCCTGACACCCAGCGGCGCGCGGTTCTTCCGCAAAGCCCAGGAACTGCTGCGCATGGCCAAGGAGTTCGAACAGAACGCCCTCGCCGACAACGACGTGGTGGCCGGGCAGATCGATATCGGCTGCTTTGAAACGGTCGCGCCGCTGTACTTGCCGCAGCTGATTGCCGGGTTCTCGGCGCTGTATCCGGGGGTGAAAATCCGCATCCGCGACGGCGAACAACAGGAGCTGGTGCAAGGCCTGACCTCGGGCACCTTCGATCTGGCAATCCTGTACAAGCACGACCTCGACGCCACCATCGAAACCGAACCCTTGATGCCCGCCCAACGGCCTTACGCCCTGCTCCCGGCAGATCATCGCTTCGCCCAACTCAAGCAAGTGTCGCTGCGGGACTTGTGCCTGGAGCCGATGATCCTGCTCGACGTGCAACCGAGCCGCACCTACTTCGTCAGCCTGTTCGAAGAACTGGGCCTGTCGCCACGCATCGAATTCAGCTCGCCGTCGATCGAAATGGTGCGCGGCATGGTCGGCCAGGGTTTCGGCTTCTCGATCCTGGTCACCCGCCCGCATTCGGAATGCACCTACGACGGCAAGAAAGTCGTGTGCGTGGACATCGTCGAAGACGTTACCGGCTCAGGCCTGGTGGCCGCGTGGCTCAAACGCGGGCAACTGACCAAACCGGCGCAGTTGTTTGCCGATTATTGCCGGGAGCAGCTGACGGCGAAGGCCAGTCGCTGA
- the hrpB gene encoding ATP-dependent helicase HrpB, giving the protein MISLPIDEVLPALREALATRHEAVLEAPPGAGKTTRVPLALLNEAWLNGQTILMLEPRRLAARAAAERLASELGEKVGETVGYRIRLDSKVGPNTRIEVVTEGILTRRLQDDPALDGVGLLIFDEFHERSLDADLALALSLNGRELFRAEQPLKILLMSATLEGERLAGLLDDAPILRSEGRMYPVTMRWGRPFQPGEYIDQRVTQTVLEALHDETGSLLVFLPGQAEIRRVHQQLADAIGARSDVLLCPLHGELDLNAQRAAIDPAPTGQRKVVLATNIAETSLTINGVRVVIDAGLARVPRFDPGSGMTRLDTQRISKASATQRAGRAGRLEPGVCYRLWSQDQHEQLAAYGSAEILSADLAGLALQLGRWGVVPSDLIWLDVPPAAAYAQAQDLLQRLGALDGETLNRHGQAMAELPAHPRIAHLLLRGQALGLATMACDVAALLGERDILRGAGADLHSRLVLLSGEERAARGAQGGVQRARQLARQYRGYLRGKASEPVSDPDHPRWLGALLALAYPDRVAQQRRAGGAEYRLANGRAALFAEADSLMKEPWIVIADLGSRQGQREERIYLAADFDPALFDSVLAEQVHTVDQLDWDEREGVLRAERQRKVGELILSREPLTSLDENARSQALVNLVRRKGLELLPWTPELRQWQARVALLRQLDLDAKRDSQWPDVSDATLLKTLEDWLMPYLGKVSRLSHFANLDLSSIVRNLLPWPLPQQLDEQAPHHLSVPSGSSIRLDYSEQPPILAVRLQELFGLADTPRIAGGRQVVKLHLLSPARRPVQVTQDLANFWRSTYAEVKKDLKGRYPKHYWPDDPLVAEATARAKPRGT; this is encoded by the coding sequence ATGATTTCTTTGCCGATCGATGAAGTTTTACCCGCCCTGCGTGAAGCGTTGGCGACACGCCACGAAGCCGTGCTCGAAGCACCGCCCGGCGCCGGTAAAACCACCCGTGTGCCGTTGGCCTTGCTCAATGAAGCGTGGCTGAACGGGCAGACCATTCTCATGCTCGAACCTCGTCGGTTGGCCGCGCGCGCAGCGGCGGAACGGCTGGCCAGCGAGCTGGGCGAGAAGGTCGGTGAAACCGTCGGTTATCGCATTCGCCTCGACAGCAAGGTTGGCCCCAACACACGCATCGAAGTGGTCACCGAAGGCATTCTTACCCGACGCTTGCAGGACGACCCGGCGCTGGACGGCGTGGGGCTGCTGATCTTCGACGAATTCCACGAACGCAGTCTCGACGCCGATCTGGCGCTGGCCCTCAGTCTGAACGGTCGCGAACTGTTTCGAGCTGAACAACCGCTGAAGATTCTGCTGATGTCCGCCACCCTCGAAGGCGAACGTCTGGCCGGGTTGCTCGACGACGCGCCGATCCTGCGCAGCGAGGGCCGGATGTACCCGGTGACAATGCGCTGGGGCCGGCCGTTCCAGCCCGGCGAATACATCGATCAACGCGTCACGCAAACGGTACTCGAAGCGCTGCACGATGAAACCGGCAGCCTGTTGGTGTTCCTGCCGGGGCAGGCGGAAATCCGCCGTGTCCATCAGCAACTGGCGGACGCCATCGGTGCGCGCAGTGACGTCTTGCTCTGCCCGTTGCACGGTGAACTCGACCTTAATGCCCAGCGTGCCGCCATCGATCCGGCCCCGACGGGTCAGCGCAAGGTGGTGCTGGCCACCAACATCGCCGAGACCAGCCTGACCATCAACGGCGTGCGCGTGGTGATCGATGCTGGACTGGCGCGAGTGCCGCGATTCGATCCGGGCAGCGGCATGACTCGCCTCGACACTCAACGCATCTCCAAAGCCAGCGCCACCCAGCGTGCGGGTCGAGCCGGGCGTCTGGAACCGGGCGTTTGTTATCGCCTGTGGTCGCAGGATCAGCACGAACAACTGGCGGCCTATGGCAGTGCGGAAATCCTTTCGGCGGATCTCGCCGGCCTGGCTTTGCAACTCGGTCGTTGGGGCGTGGTGCCGAGTGATCTGATCTGGCTGGACGTGCCGCCAGCGGCCGCGTATGCACAGGCGCAGGATCTGTTGCAGCGCCTCGGTGCGTTGGACGGTGAAACCCTCAATCGTCACGGTCAGGCCATGGCTGAATTGCCGGCGCATCCGCGCATCGCGCATTTATTGCTACGCGGTCAGGCACTGGGTTTGGCGACCATGGCGTGCGACGTCGCCGCGTTGCTCGGTGAGCGCGACATTTTGCGCGGTGCGGGGGCGGATCTGCACAGTCGTCTGGTGCTGCTGTCCGGCGAAGAGCGCGCGGCGCGCGGTGCTCAGGGCGGGGTGCAGCGCGCCCGGCAACTGGCGCGGCAATATCGTGGCTACCTTCGCGGTAAGGCGAGCGAGCCGGTCAGCGATCCCGACCACCCGCGCTGGCTCGGCGCGCTGCTAGCGCTGGCCTACCCGGATCGCGTCGCCCAGCAGCGGCGTGCCGGTGGTGCCGAATATCGTCTGGCCAACGGTCGTGCGGCGCTGTTCGCCGAAGCCGACAGCCTGATGAAGGAACCGTGGATCGTGATCGCCGACCTCGGCAGCCGCCAAGGTCAGCGTGAAGAACGGATTTATCTGGCGGCGGATTTCGATCCGGCGCTGTTTGATTCGGTGCTGGCCGAACAGGTGCACACCGTCGATCAACTGGACTGGGACGAACGCGAAGGCGTGCTGCGCGCCGAGCGTCAGCGCAAAGTTGGCGAACTGATCCTCAGCCGTGAACCGCTGACCAGTCTCGACGAAAACGCCCGCAGCCAGGCGCTGGTCAATCTGGTACGGCGTAAGGGGCTGGAGCTGCTGCCGTGGACCCCGGAACTGCGCCAGTGGCAGGCGCGGGTCGCCTTGCTGCGCCAGCTCGATCTGGACGCCAAACGCGACAGCCAATGGCCGGATGTCAGCGACGCGACGCTGCTGAAAACCCTCGAAGACTGGCTGATGCCTTATCTGGGCAAGGTCTCGCGGCTCAGCCATTTCGCCAACCTCGACCTGTCGAGCATCGTGCGCAATCTGCTGCCGTGGCCGCTTCCACAGCAACTCGACGAACAGGCTCCGCATCACCTGAGCGTGCCGTCGGGCTCGTCGATTCGCCTCGACTACAGCGAACAACCACCGATTCTCGCCGTGCGCTTGCAGGAACTGTTCGGCCTCGCCGACACACCGCGCATCGCCGGCGGCCGGCAAGTGGTCAAGCTGCACCTGCTGTCGCCAGCACGGCGTCCGGTGCAGGTGACGCAGGATCTGGCCAACTTCTGGCGCAGCACCTATGCCGAGGTGAAGAAGGATTTGAAGGGGCGGTATCCGAAGCATTACTGGCCGGATGATCCGCTGGTGGCTGAAGCTACCGCACGAGCCAAACCGCGCGGTACTTGA
- a CDS encoding polyribonucleotide nucleotidyltransferase: protein MRLPFRLIGGVLVATLLTQITACGSIFYPDRRGQIDGKIDPAIAVLDAVGLLFYIIPGLIAFAVDFTTGAIYFEPGHTAQVDPAKLKQAIGPDGQVDNLKLQAILETELGRNLPLDDPRLIQHKGSTQQLAMFGLQPAA from the coding sequence ATGCGCTTACCTTTTCGCCTGATCGGCGGTGTACTGGTTGCCACCCTGCTCACTCAGATCACCGCGTGCGGTTCGATTTTCTATCCCGACCGGCGCGGCCAGATCGACGGCAAGATCGACCCGGCGATTGCCGTGCTCGATGCCGTGGGCCTGTTGTTCTACATCATTCCCGGCCTGATCGCGTTCGCCGTGGACTTCACCACCGGCGCGATCTATTTCGAACCGGGCCACACAGCACAGGTCGATCCGGCCAAGCTCAAGCAAGCCATCGGCCCGGACGGCCAGGTCGATAACCTCAAGTTGCAGGCTATTCTCGAAACTGAGCTGGGCCGCAACCTGCCTTTGGATGACCCGCGCCTGATCCAGCACAAGGGCAGTACACAGCAACTGGCGATGTTCGGCCTGCAACCCGCCGCTTAA